The Trueperaceae bacterium DNA window CGGACGCGGAGCGGGCGAGGAGCCGCTCCCGGCGGGCGGCGAGCTGCTGCCCGGGTCCCACCCGCTGCCCGACGCGAGGAGCGTCGCCGCGGCCGACCGCGCGCTCGCGTCGGCGGCGCGCCTCTCCACCGACGACCTGCTCCTGCTGCTCGTCTCCGGCGGCGGCAGCTCCCTGTGGAGCGCGCCCGAGCACGTGGACCTCGAGGAGAAGCGGCGGCTGACCGCGCACCTGCAGCGGGCCGGCGCCGACATAGGCGAGCTGAACGCGGTCAGGCGCCACCTGTCGCGGATCAAGGGGGGCGGCCTGCTGGCCGCCACGCGGGCGCGCGTCCTGTCGCTGCTCCTCTCCGACGTGCCGGGCGACGCCCCGTGGGACATCGCCTCGGGGCCCGGCGTCGCCGACCCCACCACCTTCGACGACGCCCTCGCCGTGCTGGCCCGCTACCCGGGCGAGGCGACGCTGGCGGCGGCGGACTGCTTCCGGCGCGGCGCGCGCGGCGAGCTGCCCGAGACCGTCAAGCCGGGCTCCGCGGCCGACGCCAGGTCCGCCGCCACGGTGGCCGGGACCTCGCGGACGCTGCTCGAGGAAGCCGCCGCCTACCTCGAGCGGAGCCTCGACGTGCAGGTGATCCAGCTCCACCACGACCTGGGAGGCGAGGCCGGCGAGCTGGCCGACCGCCACGCGCAGCTCGTGGCGGCCGTGCTCCACGGCGCCGAAACCAGGCCGCTGCTGCCGCTCCTCGCCGCCGACCCGCCCTACGTCGCCTGGCGTCTCGGGCGCCTGGAGCGCTCGCGCCCGGCGGCGCTCCTGAGCGCCGGCGAGGCCACGGTGACGGTCCGCGGCTCCGGCCGCGGCGGACGCAACCAGGAGTTCGCCCTCGCGTTCGCCCTGGCGCTCCGCGAGCGAGCGCCGGACGCGAACGTCTGGGCGCTGTCGGCGGGGTCGGACGGCATCGACGGCGCCAGCGAGGCGGCGGGCGCGTTCGTCACGCCCGACACGCTGTCGCGCGCGGCCGCGCTGGGCCTCGACGCCGCCGCGATGCTGCGCGACAACGACTCCGCCGGCTTCTTCTCGCGCCTGGGCGACCAGCTCGTGACGGGGCCCACCGGGCACAACCTCAACGACCTCAGGGTCGTGCTGCTCCCGCCCGCCGAGGCCTCGCCAGGGGCGTGACGTCCGTCACCGCCGTGTGCCCGGCGGCACTGACCCGGTGCCTCCCTGCCCCTATACATGTGTCACCGGCAGAGCGCCTGACTCCGAGCTCGTCGGTCGATGACGGGAGCAGGTTCCTTGTCGCTGCGCTGAGGGGCCGCGTTGGAGCGGCGAGTGAGGGAGGAAGCGCGTGAACATCCTGCTGTGGATCATCTTCGGAGCGCTCGCGGGCTGGATCGCCAGCGTCATCATGGGGACCCGCGGCCAGAGCGTGGTGGTCGACATCATCCTCGGCATCATCGGGGCGATCGTCGGCGGGTGGGTCTTCAACCGGTTCGGCGCCCAGGGCGTGACGGGGTTCAACCTGCCCAGCCTGCTGGTCGCCATAGTGGGCGCGATCATCATCATCGCCATAGCCCGGCTGTTCCGCAGAGCGTAGCCGGGCGCACGAAGCCCCATCGGCAGCGGCCGGGCGCGATGTCGCCCGGCCGTTCTCGTGGGCCTCGCACATGTGGCTGCCACGCGCTTAACACGGCACCGTCCTAGGTTGGGCTCGTGACCGCGAGAGAGGCGCAGCCGGGTTCGGCGCGCCACGGTCTGGCAGCGACGAGGGAGGTTCGCTCATGAACAGGGACGTGCTGCAGGGCAACTGGAAGCAGCTCAGGGGCTCCATCAAGGAGCAGTGGGGCAAGCTCACCGACGACGACCTCACGATGGCCGAGGGCAACTACGACCAGCTCGTCGGCCGCATCCAGGAGCGCTACGGCTACAGCCGCGACGAGGCGCAGCGCCGCCTCGACGAGTGGCTCGACGCCCACGGGCGCGAGGCGGGCTTCGGCAGGGCCTAGCCAGGCGGTCGGAGCCGAGCCGGGGCGGCCCCCGGGCGGCCCCACGCCGAGTGACCTGCGGCCCCGTGGGAGCGAGTTCCCACGGGGCCGTCGCGTGACGGTACGCGGTCCTCTCGGCGAACGCCCTCGCGGACGCCCCGTGAACGAAGACCGGCGCGCTGCTACCATCCGGCATGGACCCCAGCCGGTCACCAGCTGTCGACATCGCCGCCGACGCCGGCGAGTCGTTCGGCCGGTACGCGGTGGTGGACGAGGCGGCGCTGTTCCCCCACCTCACCTCGGTCCACCTGGCCTGCGGCTTCCACGCCGGTGACCCCGCGGGCCTGCGGCGCTCGATCGCCACGGCCCTCGAGTCCGGCCTGGCGCTCGGCGCCCACCCCGGCTACCGCGACCTCGTCGGCTTCGGCCGCCGGCACATGAGCGTCTCCACCGACGAGCTGTTCGCCGACGTCGTCTACCAGCTCGGCGCCCTGTCCGCGCTCGTCGCCGTGGCCGGGGCCCGGCTCAGCCACGTGAAGGCGCACGGCGCCCTCCACACCGACCTCCACGGCAACGAGCGCCTCGCCGACGCCTTCGCCCGCGCCGTGGCGGCCTTCGACCAGCGGCTGCCCGTGGTGATGCTCGCCGGACCCGGCGGGGAGATGGCCAGGTCCGCGGTCGAGAGGGTGGGCGTGCGCGTCGTGACCGAGGCCTTCCCCGACAGGGCCTACCTCTCCAGCGGCGAGCTGGCCCCGCGCTCGATGGCCGGGGCCACGATCTCCGACCCCGAGGCGGTCGCGGCGCGCGCGGTGGCTTTCGCGACCGGCGAGCCCGTGGCGGCCCTGGACGGCGGCGAGGTGCTGGTGACGGCCCAGACGCTGTGCGTCCACGGCGACGGTCCGGGCGCCCCGGCCGTCGCGGCGGCGGTGAGGTCGGCCCTCGAGGCGGCCGGCGTGGCGGTGCGGCCCTTCTGAGCCGAGCGCGGCCGGTGCCGGCGGGCGCCGCCTGGACCTACCTGCGCGGCGAGCCCTACGTGGCGCCGCCGGTGGTCGAGGCCCTGCTGACTCTGCCCGGCGTGCGCGACGTGCTGCCCGCCTACGACTCGACGCTCGTCGAGCACCTGCCGGGACGCCCCGGCGGGGACGACCTCCTCCGCGCCGCGGACGCCGCCGGAGAGGCCGCCGTGGGCCAGGGCCGGCTCGTCGAGGTGCCCGTCGTCTACGGCGGCGAGCACGGCCCCGACCTGGCCGAGGTCGCGGCGCGCGCCGGCCTGTCGCCGGAGGAGGCCGCGGCCAGGCACGCCGGCGCCGAGTACGTCGTGCGCGCCGTGGGCTTCTCGCCCGGCTTCCCGTTCCTGAGCGGCCTGCCCCCCGACCTCGCCGCGCCGCGCCGCCCCGAGCCGCGCGCCAGGGTGCCGGCGCACTCCGTGGGGATCGCGAACCACCAGTCGGGCGTCTACCCCGTCCCGAGCCCGGGGGGCTGGAACCTCGTCGGCCGCGCCCTCGCGTCCGTCTACGACCCGCGGCGCGAGGAGCCGTTCCTCCTCGGCGTGGGCGACCGCGTGCGCTTCGTGCCGGTCCCGCCGGGGCGCGGCTCGCCGCCGCCCGACCCGGAGCCGCTCGAGCTGCTGCCGTCCGAGCCGGCGCTGCCGGTGCTCGAGGTCGCCTCTCCCGGCCTCCTCGACCTCGTCGTCGACGCCGGCCGCTTCGGGGTGGGCCGCTTCGGCCTGGCACGCGGCGGGCCGCTCGACGCGCCGGCCGCCCGCCTGGCGAACCAGCTCGTGGGCAACGACCCCGCCGCGCCCGTGCTCGAGCTCACGCTGACCGGTCCGGTCCTGCGCGCCCTGGCCGGGTGCGTGGTGGCGGTGACGGGCCCGGCGCTGGAGCCGCGCCTGAACGGGGCGCCGGCGCCCACGTACCAGGCCTTCGCCGTCCGGAGGGGAGACGAGCTGCGCTTCGTCCCCACGGGCGCGGGCGTCCGCTCCTACCTGGCCGTGGCGGGCGGCTTCGACGCGCGGCGGTTCCTCGGCAGCGCCAGCGTGGACCTGCGGGGGCTCGTCGGACGCCCCCTGCGCGCCGGCGACGTGCTCGGCCGGTCGGCCGCGTCCGCGCCGCCCACGGGCAGGCGCTTCGAGCCCCACGGTGCGCGGCCGAGGAGCGGCGGACCGTTCGGGCGCGTGGCCGTGGTGCGGCTGCTGCCGGGTCCGCAGCGCGACCCCGAGGCCTGGGCGGCGCTGCTGGCGGGCGAGTTCGAGGTCGCGGCGGCCGACCGCGTGGGCGTGAGGCTGGCCGGCGCGGCGGTGCCCGGCGGCGAGGTCACCTCGGAGGGCGTGCCCATCGGCGCCGTGCAGGTCCCGCCCGGCGGCCGCCCGATCGTGCTCCTGGCCGACCGCGGCACGCTGGGCGGCTACGCCAAGCCGGCCGTCGTGCACCCCGGTGACCTGCACCGCCTGGCCCAGCTCAGGCCCGGCGACGGGCTGCGCTTCGTGGCGGCGCCCGGCCGCCGCTAGCGCGGCGTGCCGAACACCTGCGTCCAGAACGTCCCGGCGCGGCCCACGCCCAGCTCGGCGTAGCCGGCGTCCATGATGTTGCGGCAGTGCGAGGGGCTCGCCAGCCAGCCGGCGACGACCGAGCTCACGTCCTCGTAGCCCCAGGCGACGTTCTCGGCCAGCCGCGACCAGACGTAGCCCTGGCGCTCCGCGCGCTCGACGACGGTCCCGCCGTCCGACCCGACGTGGGTGAGCGTGCCCGTCCGGAGCATGTCCTCGCTGTGCGCCTGCGCCGCCGCCGAGAGGCGCGCGTTCAGCCGCAGCGGGCCCGCCGCCGGGAACGACGCGTCGCCGCACGACCGCGGCTGGGCGCGGGCGGCGTTCACCTCCGCGAGCATCGCCGCGGCGAGCGGGTCGCCGGCGCGGGCCGGGCGCTCGGCGGGGGCGCAGGAGGCGGCCAGGGCGAGGCAGGCGAGGCAGGCCAGCGGGAGGACGCGGCGCCGCGCCGCCCGCCGCGCCTCAGGAGTAGCCGTACCCGTACCCGTAGCCGTAGCCGTAGTCACCGGCGCGGCCAGAGGCCTTCTCCATGTTCGTCGCGACGAGGCCCAGGGTCCTCACGCCGACGCGCTCGAGCAGCTCGATCGAGGCCCCCACCGACCGCCTGTCGGTGTCGGGCAGGCTGACGGCCAGCACGACGCCCGTCGTGTGGGGCGCCATCGTCAGGGCGTCGGCGACGGGCAGTATGGGAGGGCTGTCGATGATGATGACGTCGTAGTCCTCCTTGAACCGGCCCAGCAGCGCGGAGAAGCCGCGCGAGAGCAGCTCGGTGGGCGAGGGGGCCGCCTCGAACTGGGGCAGGACGCGGAGGGTCCCGGCGCCGAGGTCCACGTCCGTGGGCCCGCCGTCGACGTCCGGGTCGGCGAGCAGCTTCTCCACGGTGGGCGTGCGGTCGCCCTGACGCCTCCCGCTCGGCTCGATCCCGAAGACCTGGGCGACCATCGGCTTGCGCAGGTCGCCGTCGATGAGCAGCGTGCGGTAGTCGTTGCGGGCGAAGCTCTCGGCCAGGCTGCAGGAGACGGAGGTCTTGCCCTGGCCGGCGCCGGCGCTGGTGACGAGGAGGACCTTGGGGTGCGCGGCGCTGGTCGCGAAGGTGAGGTTCGTGCGCAGGTAGCTCGAGGCCTCGCGCGGCAGCAGCCGGGTGCCCGGCGCCAGGCGCGGGAACTCGGCCAGCAGGGGCAGGTCGGTCGAGCGCACCAGGTCCTCCCCGCCGCGGAAGCGGGTGTCGAGGGCGTCGCGGAGCAGCACCAGCCCGTAGACGAGGAACGTGCCGAGGACGAACGCCAGCGCGGCGTTGCGCACGGGGCGCGGCGCCACGGGCTCGAGCGGGGGCGCCGCCGGCTCGAGGACCTCGAGCAGCCCGACCGCCGACGTCAGCAGGGCGCGCGCGGCGTTGAGCTGGTTCGTGCGCTCGGCGCGGAGGGAGCGCAGGCCCTCGAGCTGCTCCGGGCTCTCCTCGCCCTCTCCCGCCGCCGCGGCGATCTCCTCGGTGATGGCCTGGAGCTGGCTCTCGAGCGTCTTGACGACGTTCTGCAGGTTCTGCGTCGCCCGGTCCTCGTCCCAGCGCAGCAGGGCCATGGCGAGGGCGTTGGCGCTCGCGGCGGCCGCCTCGCGGTCGCCGTCGCGGACGGAGATGCGTATGAGGCTCGACTGCTGGGCGTTCTCCACCCGCACGTCGACGGTGCGCTCGAAGCGCTCGAGCTCGGCGGTGGTCGGCTGCTCGACGCCGAGGGTCGCCAGGGCGTCGGCGAGCACCGGCGAGCTGGTCGCGGCCGCCTGGTAGGCGGTCACGTCGATGACGGGAGCGGTCACCAGGGAGACGCCGAAGGACCCCTGCAGCGAGCTGTTCGGCCGGCTCGCCAGGAGGGTGGCGGAGGCCTTGTAGTCCGGCGCCATCCTGGCGCTCAGCAGGTAGGTGAGCGCCGCCGACCCCACGGCCACCGCCAGCGCGAACGGCAGCCCGCGCCGCAGCAGCATGAAGAGGTCACGTAGCGTCGGTTCCTGTTGTTCGTCCACTTCCTTCCACCCCAGCGCCGCGTCTCCCATGACCCCCATGACGCTCGCGCGGCTGCGGCCGCGTCGTATTCGCGAAGGTTAACACCGTCTCCCAATTCCCAAAGAGGCGGCTGGTAACCTTCTCGGATGTTCGCTACCCGGAACTGGGCCGTCCTGATCGCGGCGCTCCTGCTGGCGTCGGTCGCGGCGCAGCCCGCACCGGCGGAGCCGGAGGAGCGGCCGCCCGCCGCTCAGCCCGCCGAGGCGGGGCCCGAGGAGCAGCCCGACGCGGCGGGGTCCGACGAGGAGGGGACGCCCGCCCTCGCCGCCATAGGCATATCCGCCGGCTTCCCCAGCTACCAGACGATCGCCCCCACGCTGTCGCTCCAGTCGGGGCACTTCGGCTTCCAGGCCAAGGCGAGCTGGACGCCGGTGGGCCCCTACGTCGGGCTGCAGGTCCGCGCCTACCCGCCGCTGCCGATCCCCGTGCCCGTGTTCGTGGGCGTGGGCGCCGGCTTCTACGGACGCGACATCAGCTACCACGCCGCGCTCGGCGCCCACGTGCCCCTGGGGCTCAACGCCCGCTTCGACATCGAGGGCGGCATCGCCTCGGTGCCCCTGCTGGGCGGGCGCGGCTGGGCGCCCCACCTCGCCGCGGGGCTCAGCTACGCGTTCCCCGTGGAGACGGGCGCCGGGGAGGGCATAGAGGGCGGCGTCGGGGCGCTGGCGCCCGGCTGCGCCGAGCCCACGGAGCCCGACGAGAGCGCGCTGGAGGGCGCCCTGGCCAGCACCGTGCGCGAGTTCATCCGCAGCGCCCGCGCCACCTACGGCAGCGTCTACCGGAACCTCTCCTACAGCTACGACGTCAAGAGCACGACGATCGACGGCGACTCCGCGACCGTGGTCGTCGAGTACTCCGGCAGCGTCACCGAGATCGCCACCGGCAAGCGGCTCTCGGCGTCGGGCGAGGCGTCGGCGACGTTCGTGTGGACCGGCTGCGCCTGGTCGAGCACCGGCGTCAGCTACTGAGCCTGGCCGCCACCCGCGCCGTGGCCCTCAGGCCCTCGGCCAGGGACGTCGCGGGCGGCGAGCCGAAGCGGCGCGTCAGGAGCGTGACGTCGGCGCGCGAGTGCCGCACGTCGCCCGCTCGCGGCGGGCCGAACTCGACGTCGGGCCGCGTTCCCAGCGCCTCCCCGACGGCCTCGGCCAGCTCGAGCACGCTCACGCTCACGCCCCGGCCGACGTTCGTCACGGGCAGGTCGCCCTCGT harbors:
- a CDS encoding DUF4147 domain-containing protein, which produces MREILESTFRRALEGADPRVLTLRALPDERPALVLAVGKASLPMLRAALSRFPGVPWLATPPAARAAGRGAGEEPLPAGGELLPGSHPLPDARSVAAADRALASAARLSTDDLLLLLVSGGGSSLWSAPEHVDLEEKRRLTAHLQRAGADIGELNAVRRHLSRIKGGGLLAATRARVLSLLLSDVPGDAPWDIASGPGVADPTTFDDALAVLARYPGEATLAAADCFRRGARGELPETVKPGSAADARSAATVAGTSRTLLEEAAAYLERSLDVQVIQLHHDLGGEAGELADRHAQLVAAVLHGAETRPLLPLLAADPPYVAWRLGRLERSRPAALLSAGEATVTVRGSGRGGRNQEFALAFALALRERAPDANVWALSAGSDGIDGASEAAGAFVTPDTLSRAAALGLDAAAMLRDNDSAGFFSRLGDQLVTGPTGHNLNDLRVVLLPPAEASPGA
- a CDS encoding GlsB/YeaQ/YmgE family stress response membrane protein, with protein sequence MNILLWIIFGALAGWIASVIMGTRGQSVVVDIILGIIGAIVGGWVFNRFGAQGVTGFNLPSLLVAIVGAIIIIAIARLFRRA
- a CDS encoding CsbD family protein produces the protein MNRDVLQGNWKQLRGSIKEQWGKLTDDDLTMAEGNYDQLVGRIQERYGYSRDEAQRRLDEWLDAHGREAGFGRA
- a CDS encoding 5-oxoprolinase subunit PxpA — its product is MDPSRSPAVDIAADAGESFGRYAVVDEAALFPHLTSVHLACGFHAGDPAGLRRSIATALESGLALGAHPGYRDLVGFGRRHMSVSTDELFADVVYQLGALSALVAVAGARLSHVKAHGALHTDLHGNERLADAFARAVAAFDQRLPVVMLAGPGGEMARSAVERVGVRVVTEAFPDRAYLSSGELAPRSMAGATISDPEAVAARAVAFATGEPVAALDGGEVLVTAQTLCVHGDGPGAPAVAAAVRSALEAAGVAVRPF
- the pxpB gene encoding 5-oxoprolinase subunit PxpB, with amino-acid sequence MPAGAAWTYLRGEPYVAPPVVEALLTLPGVRDVLPAYDSTLVEHLPGRPGGDDLLRAADAAGEAAVGQGRLVEVPVVYGGEHGPDLAEVAARAGLSPEEAAARHAGAEYVVRAVGFSPGFPFLSGLPPDLAAPRRPEPRARVPAHSVGIANHQSGVYPVPSPGGWNLVGRALASVYDPRREEPFLLGVGDRVRFVPVPPGRGSPPPDPEPLELLPSEPALPVLEVASPGLLDLVVDAGRFGVGRFGLARGGPLDAPAARLANQLVGNDPAAPVLELTLTGPVLRALAGCVVAVTGPALEPRLNGAPAPTYQAFAVRRGDELRFVPTGAGVRSYLAVAGGFDARRFLGSASVDLRGLVGRPLRAGDVLGRSAASAPPTGRRFEPHGARPRSGGPFGRVAVVRLLPGPQRDPEAWAALLAGEFEVAAADRVGVRLAGAAVPGGEVTSEGVPIGAVQVPPGGRPIVLLADRGTLGGYAKPAVVHPGDLHRLAQLRPGDGLRFVAAPGRR
- a CDS encoding CAP domain-containing protein — protein: MNAARAQPRSCGDASFPAAGPLRLNARLSAAAQAHSEDMLRTGTLTHVGSDGGTVVERAERQGYVWSRLAENVAWGYEDVSSVVAGWLASPSHCRNIMDAGYAELGVGRAGTFWTQVFGTPR
- a CDS encoding polysaccharide biosynthesis tyrosine autokinase, which produces MDEQQEPTLRDLFMLLRRGLPFALAVAVGSAALTYLLSARMAPDYKASATLLASRPNSSLQGSFGVSLVTAPVIDVTAYQAAATSSPVLADALATLGVEQPTTAELERFERTVDVRVENAQQSSLIRISVRDGDREAAAASANALAMALLRWDEDRATQNLQNVVKTLESQLQAITEEIAAAAGEGEESPEQLEGLRSLRAERTNQLNAARALLTSAVGLLEVLEPAAPPLEPVAPRPVRNAALAFVLGTFLVYGLVLLRDALDTRFRGGEDLVRSTDLPLLAEFPRLAPGTRLLPREASSYLRTNLTFATSAAHPKVLLVTSAGAGQGKTSVSCSLAESFARNDYRTLLIDGDLRKPMVAQVFGIEPSGRRQGDRTPTVEKLLADPDVDGGPTDVDLGAGTLRVLPQFEAAPSPTELLSRGFSALLGRFKEDYDVIIIDSPPILPVADALTMAPHTTGVVLAVSLPDTDRRSVGASIELLERVGVRTLGLVATNMEKASGRAGDYGYGYGYGYGYS